The Ornithodoros turicata isolate Travis chromosome 9, ASM3712646v1, whole genome shotgun sequence genome includes a region encoding these proteins:
- the LOC135368666 gene encoding peroxisome assembly protein 10-A-like → MAPFNPALQPEILRAFQKDEQHITVLQKQVSEVSRLIFGIPWWIRWKSDVEALSKLLYFLATTLSGLQTLGEEYVHVLQVTSSLNEIPSFVQRLAAALLQTFGSRIVGKIVNSARTAGCDHNSTLENAFEKFSRLHLTLFYLFGAYYTPAKRITGIRHVLLRKWMANANGSYYYKILGWLSLAELAVSIACDLRAVKLRQASCNSPTTKVSTKYGCSMCMGPTKDTTLIPCGHVYCWFCIAEWLSTNPGCPLCRTACKPQEMCVLNNVK, encoded by the coding sequence ATGGCACCGTTCAATCCAGCGCTGCAGCCGGAGATACTGCGTGCATTTCAGAAGGATGAACAGCACATCACTGTGCTTCAAAAGCAAGTGTCCGAAGTTTCCCGTTTGATTTTCGGTATTCCATGGTGGATTCGCTGGAAGTCTGACGTTGAAGCGCTTTCAAAGTTACTCTATTTTCTTGCGACAACTTTGAGTGGCCTACAAACACTCGGTGAAGAGTATGTTCACGTGCTGCAAGTGACATCGTCTCTGAATGAGATACCATCGTTTGTGCAGAGACTTGCGGCAGCTTTGCTTCAGACTTTTGGGAGTCGTATTGTGGGTAAAATCGTAAACTCTGCGCGGACAGCGGGATGTGACCACAATAGTACACTCGAAAACGCTTTCGAAAAGTTTTCACGATTGCATCTCACGCTTTTCTACCTGTTTGGCGCTTACTATACGCCTGCAAAACGGATAACCGGAATTAGGCACGTTTTGCTTAGAAAATGGATGGCTAATGCCAATGGTTCTTATTACTACAAAATACTTGGGTGGCTGTCATTAGCAGAGCTTGCAGTTTCTATTGCCTGTGACCTAAGAGCAGTAAAATTACGACAGGCTTCCTGCAACTCTCCTACAACAAAAGTTTCCACAAAGTATGGTTGCTCTATGTGCATGGGCCCAACAAAGGACACAACCTTGATACCGTGTGGACATGTTTACTGCTGGTTTTGCATCGCAGAATGGTTAAGCACGAACCCAGGTTGCCCACTTTGCCGAACAGCCTGTAAACCGCAAGAGATGTGTGTTCTTAATAATGTGAAGTAA